ATCTGAATacttcagttttgtattttttttaaataaatttgcaaacatttctaaaagactgtttttgctttgtcattatggggtattgtgtgtagattgatgagaagaagaaaaaactttccgaaagcactgtacatATTGTGAAATATccgtgtttaaaaaataaaataaaaacattttgtaTTGTCACATGCagtaaaaatgtgttgttttacagggtcagacatagtcaTACAGCACCCCTGGAGAAaatgagggttaagtgccttccTTAATGGCAtgtcaacagatttttcaccttgttgatcaggtatttgaaccagcttccttttggttactggcccaacactataactgctaggctacctgccctacGAAATGAAATACGCATAGGTTCTGAAACGGAGATAAATATGTACATGTTTTGTTTGCTATCTTTCATTGATCTCCATTGTGAAATAGTTCTCCATAGACTACATTCTAATGTTGTGCTGATCAAATTGAAATTGAAGGTACACAGTATTTCAAAGGTTTGCTTTTGATAAATTAACCAAAAAAATCAAattgaagaaaatgaaaaagacaaTTCTGACTCAGATTTgttactttaaaatgtatgtcaaactaaattcaatgattgcaaagttttaaaaatcatacaactccatgcacaaggactacttttaaccatttccattttaaaataaaaaatcttagtctcagcatcactctgttaccGTGGAAATGCCCTGATCAAATTGGTAGGCAACCCAGTGGATGTGTTTTCTGGGattttattaaatgtattcagtGCAAcaatttttaatatattttttcagAAAATGAAATATCCTTGGATTGTTTTCCTAACATCCACTACAAGTTTTGCACAACATTtgtaacaaccaccacagaaAATTCCCAAAACATTCTCATTAGGTTTCCAGGTAAGGTAATAACtaacacaatgtaccagtaaAGTTTATAGAATATACTGCCACAACAAAATGTGAGAGCAATGTCCTGGGAACGTTCTTGCAACATCAAGccaatgttttatacaaacattgtataatcatcagcacaactggacagtttttgtgttatgagaacatttacTGCTGGAAGTTGAAACCAGTCCCCTTTTTTCACCCCTTACTGTCTGACTGTTTGAAGAGGCCCCACTTGCAAGAGAACGTGGCTCAAACATTTGGGTTAAATTATTTGGGTGTATCAGTGACTGCCCTCATAATAAAGTCATGACTCATTAGACAGCCTGACAGTTTTTCTTTTGTGATAATGTTTACTGATTCAGGTACACTTGAACAATCTGTCATAAGGGTTAATAAAACAAGCACTTTCATATCTATATCAGTGTTATGTAGCCATTGAAGAAGGTTCAAATAAAGTGTTGTGGTATTTCAATATAAGTGAACGATTATAATCGTCATGTTTTTATTTGTGAAGATTTCTAAAAGACTGCATTTGGATATCTTAGGGGTTATTGATTATGCATTCAAAAAATATTTGTTGAAGACAATACGAAGACATGGCCATCCATATTGTATCCTGGCAACTGATTGGACCAGCTGATGTTTGTAGTTGAAAATCAGttcagttaaaaaaatatttggttCAGTTCTCTTAGCAACAGTTATCCCTCTACAAAACCACAAAACAGGAAATTCAAACACTGAAATAAAAGTCCTCAATAGATAGCTCTTCGAGGCCAAGTGTGACATAATCGGTTAATAAGTCAGAAGTGTGTTGATTTAATAATCATACCTTGTATGTTTTTTATTATGAATCATTTAGGTACTCTCTGTTCAAGAATGTATATGAAATTCCTAATGTGAAGCAATGAAACGTACTTTCTCATTTTATTAGCTGTCAAAATGTTCATTCTTCAAGACTCATTTACCTAAAAGTCTATTTTGCAATACGTTTTTTGCAAGTCTAATTTGTAATGTATTTATGACGTACAAGTCATGTATAATGTATTTTTGCATCTATAGCACAAATAGCTACGTTTGTTAGTTTGTGGCCAATGATCAgctacttttattttgaaagaggaaaagCCAGAAGTTAATATTATTTGTAGCTAAATGCTGCTCTTTGTACAACAGCTGTCATCTGTCGAGCGAAAACTTGTGTTGTGATTTGCAACGGTAGGTTGGTTTTGCTTTATTGATGACGTTCAATATAACAAATAACTGTTTTTCTATGTGAAAGCTAACATGCTGATTATAGATAAGCTAGCTACGTTAGTGTTGTTCTTATTTGAATGGAAATCGAGTAAAAACTAGCTGACTTCTGTCGTCGAGCTAGAAGTGCGCATAACGACGTGATTGCTGACAGTCAGCCCAGTTTGCTATGATGTTAATGTTCGCAAGCTAGATTTGAAAAACTGCTCCAAAACGGCTTTATTGGCTCTGATTCAGTCTGTTAATCTTAgcatggctggctagctagctagctaacgttagctagttatacAGCATGTGTCATGACCAATGACTGTAGGGCATGACATTGCTaacgttattattattttttttacatttctttatttaacctttatttaactaagcaagtcagttaagaaacaattctcatttacaataacggcctaccaaaaggcaaacgTTAGCACCTACACAGTCAGTATATCTCACCAGACTGGATGTTCCAGTCCGACTCTACCtgctgtagttactgtagtaagATACggtatagaaaaacaaacatttgtaagATGCTGTTTACGTCCAGAGCAATCAATCGTTGCAATTGTTGCCAGATTACTAGCTAATGTCGTTAGCCACCTCAGTCATGATCTGAGCTGTCATTTTTCAGATCTCTCAGGATACGCTGCAAACGTTATAGCTACAGATTTTATATTTTGTTATTATAGTCTGGGAGTCAGTCTACCTTTCTCTGTTTTTTCTAGGACTGTTCTGAATATGGCTGTGTCATACCTCGTGGTCCTTTCAGCAGCTTTGATCCTGATCAGTCGTGAAACTCCAGTAACTAAGGTAGAGTAACATACAGTAACGTTACAGGTAATtcctaaagtattcagacccccttcactttttccacattttgttacgttacagccttttctaaaacggatatttaaaaaaaatctaaaaatgccctcatcaatttacacacaatagcccataatgacatagcaagAACAGGCCTCTATacacttttgcaaatgtataaaaattacaaaactgaaatatcacatttacataagtattcagaccctttattcagtactttgttgaagcacctttggcagagattacagcctcaagtcttcttgggtatgatgctacaaatcaaatagtattttatttgtcacatgcgccgaatacaccttactgtgaaatgcttatttacaagcccttaaccaacaatgcagttacagAATATATAATCTAATCAAAAAGTAACACGAGagaatgacataacaataacaaggctatatacagggggtaccggtaccaagtcaatgtgcggggggtacaggttagttgaggtcatttgtaaagtgactgcatagataataaacagcgagcttgggagagtttctcccattcttctctgcagatcctctcaagctctgtcaggttggatggggacagctattttcaggtctccagagatattcaatgggattcaagtcggggctctggctgggccactcaagtaaacacttatctccctcactagctttaagcatcaactgtcagagcagctcacagattactgcacctgtacatagcccacctataatttagcccaaacaactacctctttcactactgtatttatttatttattttgctcctttgcaccccattatttttatttctactttgaacattcttccactgcaaatctaccattccagtgttttacttgctatattgtatttactttgccaccatggcctttttttgcctttacctcccttatctcacctcatttgctcacatcgtatatagacttgtttatactgtattattgactgtatgtttgttttactccatgtgtaactctgtgttgtatgtgtcgaactgctttgctttatcttggccaggtcgcaattgtaaataagaacttgttctcaacttgcctacctggttaaataaaggtgaaataaataaatataaataggtacattcagagacttgtcccgaagccactcctggattgtcttggctgtgtgcttagggtagttAAGGTTTACAGTGTGCTTGTTTTGTTGTAGGCCCTACATCAGAATCACTTTGACTGCTGTGGAGAGCGACAGAGGCTGAACAGCTCGTGCTCAAATAGCACTCAATGCGAGCCAGGTACTGACCACCATGTCATCCTATAGTGCAGTTCTGTTAAATGTTATTCATTAACTTTAGAATTGCAACAGTGATTTCCTCATACATTAGTAGTAGCCACTTTTGGATTAGACACATGTACTAGGATTAGAAAATAGACACGGGCCTTTGTTCTTCCAACATTTGAGCAATCATCAAATCTATTTACTCAGGATGCTACCTGCGTGTCCTTGAGAACAACACAGCTGTGTGTATGCACTGTGACTCGACTATTGCAGATCTTGAGAACTTCACCGCTTGCAACTACAGTAAGTGGACAAGTACTGGACATgaatgctgggggggggggggggggttccacaGGTGTCCTGAACCTGTTCATTTTCCCCCTTTATCTCTTTGCCTTTAACAGCATACATCACAGAAAGGACCAATCATACAACTATAACTACAGTCCTTCCCACAATTGGTAAGAAATGGTGCCAGTTATTCTTTACACACATTTTGGTTAATTCacaggtaactaccaaaataaaggaaacaccaacacagtgtcttaatagggcattcTACAAGTGtgtctattggagggatgcgacatcattcttccacaagaaattccataatttggtgttttgtcgATGGTGGTAGAAAACACTGTCTCAAGccccgctccagaatctcccataagtgttcaattgggttgatatctggtgactgagacacacaccctttaaaccccctatgctcctttgagacccctctttcaaagtcactgaggtcTCTTCTTCTAGTCATGCCAAAATAATGGGAAACTGGGCATTTTAATACATGACCCTAagtatgatgggatgttaattgcttaattaactcaagaACAACACCTGTGCggaagcacctgctttctatatacgttgtatccctcatttactcaaggttttcctttattttggcagttacctgtgtgTTGAACTGTCAAACTGTATGGGCTGTATCCAACTCTTCTATTGTTGTCATGCCATACAATTTGGGTATAGCACATATAGCAGGCATTGACATTAAGGGTTGTCCTGATGCCTGGAGCAAGTGACCTGAGCCGTTGAGTCTGCTCTGAGTTCGCCCCTAAGGAAGACGGCCTAACTGCAAAGAATTCCTGTAGCCTAAAATGGATCTTTCTTGTTCCTCCCCATTGTTTAAGTGAAAGACAGGCAATTAATGGCAGTCGGTCAAGTTGAGCCTGTTCTGAAAAGTTTTTTTATTGTTAACAACCAGAATAAAAATAATTCCAGAACTGGTCGCTCTGACCCCTCCCCTATGGGTATGTGAAAGGCAGGCAAT
This sequence is a window from Oncorhynchus kisutch isolate 150728-3 linkage group LG1, Okis_V2, whole genome shotgun sequence. Protein-coding genes within it:
- the lg1h1orf159 gene encoding uncharacterized protein C1orf159 homolog isoform X1, translating into MAVSYLVVLSAALILISRETPVTKALHQNHFDCCGERQRLNSSCSNSTQCEPGCYLRVLENNTAVCMHCDSTIADLENFTACNYTYITERTNHTTITTVLPTIGGPGVAASLLFGTLLISLFLILSVASFFYLKRSNRLPGIFYQRNKAYIFQPNETAVMIPSATSSVRKPRYVRRERPSANSASSAATIPTTTTVYNV